Proteins co-encoded in one Medicago truncatula cultivar Jemalong A17 chromosome 8, MtrunA17r5.0-ANR, whole genome shotgun sequence genomic window:
- the LOC11409246 gene encoding 11-oxo-beta-amyrin 30-oxidase-like, with product MEVFMFPTGTTIIISVLSVLLAVIPWYLLNKLWLKPKRFEKLLKAQGFQGEPYNLSVFKDKSRQNYMLKLQQEDKSKFIGLSKEAAPSIFTHVHQTVHKYGKKSFLWEGTTPRVIIADPDQIKEVFNKIEDFPKPILKSIAKYLSVGIIHYEGKKWAKHRKIANPAFHLEKLKGMLPAFSYSCNEMISKWKELLSSDGTCEVDVWPFLQNFTCDVISRTAFGSSYAEGEKLFQLLKKQGFLLMTGRQTNNPLWGLLATTTKTKMKEIDREIHDSLEGIIEKREKALKNGEPTNDDLLGILLQSNHAEKQGHGNSKSNGMTTQDVIDECKLFYIAGQETTSSLLVWTMVLLGRYPEWQARARQEVLQVFGNQNPNIEGLNQLKIVTMILYEVLRLFPPLIYFNRALRKDLKLGNVSLPEGTQISLPILLIHQDHDLWGDDAKEFKPERFAEGIAKATKGKVSYFPFGWGPRICLGQNFALLEAKIAISLLLQNFSFELSPNYVHVPTTVLTLTPKNGASIILHKL from the exons atggaagTGTTTATGTTTCCCACAGGAACAACAATAATCATCTCTGTTCTTTCAGTTCTACTTGCTGTGATTCCATGGTATCTTCTCAACAAGTTATGGCTTAAACCAAAGAGGTTTGAGAAACTTCTCAAAGCTCAAGGTTTTCAAGGTGAACCATATAACCTTTCAGTATTTAAGGATAAATCAAGACAAAATTATATGTTGAAGTTGCAACAAGAAGATAAATCTAAATTCATTGGTCTCTCCAAAGAAGCTGCACCATCTATCttcactcatgttcatcaaaCTGTACACAAATATG gaaaaaaatcctttttatgGGAAGGTACAACACCAAGAGTTATCATCGCAGACCCTGATCAAATTAAGGAAGTCTTTAACAAGATCGAGGACTTCCCCAAACCAATATTAAAATCCATCGCCAAGTATTTGAGCGTTGGTATAATACATTATGAGGGTAAGAAATGGGCTAAACATAGGAAGATCGCCAATCCGGCATTCCACCTAGAAAAATTGAAA GGTATGCTACCTGCATTTTCTTACAGTTGCAATGAAATGATTAGTAAATGGAAGGAACTATTGTCATCAGATGGAACATGTGAGGTTGATGTTTGGCCTTTCCTTCAGAATTTTACCTGTGATGTAATTTCTCGGACGGCATTTGGAAGCAGCTACGCAGAAGGAGAAAAACTATTTCAACTTCTAAAGAAGCAGGGATTTCTTTTGATGACAGGGCGACAAACGAACAATCCATTATGGGG GCTTCTAGCAACAACTACCAAGACGAAGATGAAAGAAATTGATAGAGAAATCCATGATTCACTTGAGGGAATCATTGAAAAGCGAGAAAAAGCACTGAAGAATGGTGAACCCACCAATGACGATTTATTAGGCATTCTTTTGCAATCAAATCATGCCGAAAAACAAGGACATGGAAATAGTAAGAGTAATGGGATGACCACCCAAGATGTGATAGATGAATGCAAATTGTTTTACATTGCTGGGCAAGAGACCACCTCAAGTTTGCTGGTTTGGACAATGGTGTTATTAGGCAGGTATCCTGAATGGCAAGCACGTGCAAGGCAGGAAGTTTTGCAAGTTTTTgggaaccaaaatccaaacaTCGAAGGATTAAATCAACTTAAAATT gtTACCATGATTTTGTATGAGGTACTAAGGTTATTCCCACCTTTAATTTACTTCAACCGAGCTCTTCGAAAGGATTTGAAACTTGGAAACGTTTCGCTACCTGAAGGAACACAAATTTCCCTACCAATACTATTGATTCACCAAGATCATGATCTATGGGGTGATGATGCAAAGGAGTTCAAACCTGAAAGGTTTGCTGAAGGAATTGCAAAGGCTACAAAAGGAAAAGTTTCTTATTTCCCTTTTGGATGGGGTCCTAGAATTTGTCTTGGACAAAACTTTGCCTTACTAGAAGCAAAGATAGCAATTTCATTGCTGCTGCAGAATTTCTCATTCGAACTTTCTCCAAATTATGTGCATGTTCCCACCACTGTGCTTACTTTGACGCCAAAAAATGGTGCAAGCATCATTTTGCATAAACTGTAA
- the LOC11407715 gene encoding UPF0481 protein At3g47200, with the protein MDKRLSQLKEAQERFDRNNRISIPKIQRVPIFLRQNERFYKYCSPKIISFGPIHHNAKNLKEGEHYKLLWTSIFVANYAKKIDKDDNEACKLLLKKIEDNIENVKNMFTEDAIEGYNDNDLAWILFVDGCSLLHFMGNVDDQCPNALNLKFDQLMHIWRDTLLLENQLPRIMLEILCEEMGIDLEFLINNSFDMGESKRLGMVIVKLENPKPFHILDFARSVYLPPNMVSNIEEHGKMETQSEGSEHNSMRKNKTQDQEDIDEEEINLNWNTYKSIRDLKTVGIQVVANKTDEWNWSNISFTSKWFNGELRLPIFLFNDVTPYFFRNLVAYEMCSDVHYNYECCSFFSFMDSLVDNADDVKELRSAGVFQNLLGSDKELAKLFNDLGDDLPTKMYCNNSYTNAVAYSKKYILIKLQIEKHYTNKWKTWLAQAYNTHFNTPWAMIAFLAALLALVLTFIQTWFAINPSK; encoded by the coding sequence ATGGATAAAAGACTTTCGCAACTCAAAGAGGCACAAGAAAGGTTTGATCGAAATAATCGAATTTCGATTCCTAAGATCCAAAGGGTTCCAATATTTTTGCGGCAAAATGAAAGATTTTATAAGTATTGTTCACCAAAGATTATATCATTTGGTCCTATTCATCACAATGCTAAAAATCTGAAAGAAGGAGAGCATTACAAGCTTCTATGGACATCAATATTTGTTGCTAATTATgccaaaaaaattgataaagatGATAACGAAGCATGTAAGCTTTTGCTTAAAAAGATTGAAGATAATATTGAAAATGTGAAGAATATGTTCACTGAGGATGCAATTGAAGGCTACAATGATAATGATCTTGCTTGGATATTGTTTGTGGATGGATGTTCTTTGCTACACTTTATGGGAAATGTTGATGACCAATGCCCGAATGCCCTAAACCTTAAGTTTGACCAACTGATGCACATATGGAGAGATACTTTATTGTTGGAGAATCAACTTCCAAGAATAATGCTTGAGATTCTATGCGAAGAAATGGGTATTGATTTGGaatttttaattaacaattcTTTTGATATGGGTGAATCCAAACGACTTGGAATGGTAATAGTCAAATTGGAAAATCCTAAGCCCTTTCATATACTTGATTTTGCTCGTTCAGTGTACTTGCCACCCAATATGGTTTCCAACATTGAAGAACATGGTAAAATGGAAACACAATCTGAAGGAAGTGAACACAATTCGATGaggaaaaataaaactcaaGACCAAGAAGATATTGATGAGGaagaaattaatttgaattggAATACTTATAAGAGCATACGGGATCTAAAGACAGTAGGAATTCAAGTGGTAGCAAATAAGACAGATGAGTGGAACTGGAGTAACATTTCGTTCACGTCTAAATGGTTTAATGGAGAACTAAGGCTTcctatttttttgttcaatgaCGTCACACCTTATTTTTTTCGAAACTTAGTAGCATATGAGATGTGTTCAGATGTTCATTACAACTATGAATGTTGCTCGTTCTTTAGCTTCATGGATTCATTGGTTGACAATGCTGACGATGTAAAAGAGCTTAGATCAGCTGGTGTATTTCAAAACTTGCTTGGAAGCGACAAAGAATTGGCAAAACTCTTCAATGATTTGGGTGATGATTTGCCAACAAAAATGTATTGCAACAATTCCTACACAAATGCAGTAGCCTATAGCAAGAAATATATTCTCATCAAGCTTCAAATTGAAAAGCATTACACAAATAAATGGAAGACATGGTTGGCTCAAGCTTACAACACTCATTTCAATACACCATGGGCTATGATTGCCTTTTTAGCTGCATTACTGGCATTAGTTCTTACTTTCATCCAAACATGGTTTGCCATAAATCCtagtaaataa